A window of Corallococcus macrosporus DSM 14697 contains these coding sequences:
- a CDS encoding ParA family protein, translated as MRRIAFINEKGGTCKTTLAVNTAAWLAKERGLRVLLVDLDTQGHAGKALGVDVRTLPRNVFHLLTDASVRFEDVVQRSAVDGLDVLPAYKEMADFPVVVAADARRAHRLADRLKAAEAAGYDAVVFDAPPSMGTTTRNILVAATEVVVPVALTYLALDGCAEVADTVRQVGEAEGRPDLRVTKVVPTLYRKTALATAILERLKAYFPDALAATPLGYDVKVDEAQSHGQTIWEYAPRSRGAQMLAAIAAELHGEPAPRRRRAAQKA; from the coding sequence ATGAGGCGCATCGCGTTCATCAATGAGAAGGGTGGGACCTGCAAGACGACCCTGGCGGTGAACACGGCCGCCTGGCTGGCCAAGGAGCGCGGCCTGCGGGTGCTGCTGGTGGACCTGGACACGCAGGGCCACGCGGGCAAGGCCCTGGGGGTGGATGTGCGCACGCTGCCGCGCAACGTGTTCCACCTGCTGACGGATGCGTCGGTGCGCTTCGAGGACGTCGTCCAGCGCTCGGCCGTGGACGGGTTGGACGTGCTGCCCGCCTACAAGGAGATGGCGGACTTCCCTGTGGTGGTGGCCGCGGACGCGCGCCGGGCCCACCGGCTGGCGGACCGCCTGAAAGCGGCGGAGGCGGCGGGGTATGACGCCGTCGTCTTCGACGCGCCGCCCTCCATGGGGACCACCACGCGCAACATCCTGGTGGCCGCCACCGAGGTGGTGGTGCCGGTGGCGCTGACGTACCTGGCGCTGGATGGCTGCGCGGAGGTGGCGGACACCGTCCGCCAGGTGGGGGAGGCGGAAGGGCGGCCGGACCTCCGCGTCACGAAGGTGGTGCCCACGCTGTACCGGAAGACGGCGCTGGCCACGGCGATTCTGGAGCGCCTGAAGGCCTACTTCCCGGACGCGCTGGCGGCCACGCCGCTGGGCTACGACGTGAAGGTCGACGAGGCGCAGAGCCACGGACAGACCATCTGGGAGTACGCGCCGCGCAGCCGGGGCGCGCAGATGCTGGCGGCCATCGCCGCGGAGCTGCACGGCGAGCCCGCCCCCAGGCGGAGGCGGGCTGCGCAGAAGGCCTGA
- a CDS encoding ArsA family ATPase — protein MAGLLDKRLWIVSGKGGVGKSTVAAALALRSARAGKRTLVCEVNTQERVSRFLERPEAGPEVAQLEPNLWAVNVRPQEAMREYGLMVLRFETLYKTVFENRLVRQFLRFIPSLQELVLLGKIMFHLQEKLPDGRWRFDTVIMDAPATGHAISFLSVPQVLIQTVPPGPMAREAQKMRDLLVDPAVTAAVLVALPEEMPVNEALELHAALRDKVSLRTHAAVLNQSFPERFTEADLEALGGHPELFAVAQAHHDRAAQAVLAGTKLERNLHAPVYPVPRLFTPEFGRKAIEQVMEHLEPLVTGAA, from the coding sequence ATGGCCGGACTACTCGACAAGCGCCTGTGGATCGTCTCCGGCAAGGGCGGAGTCGGCAAAAGCACCGTCGCGGCGGCCCTGGCGCTGCGCTCGGCGCGCGCGGGCAAGCGCACCCTGGTGTGCGAGGTGAACACCCAGGAGCGCGTCAGCCGCTTCCTGGAGCGCCCCGAGGCCGGCCCCGAGGTGGCCCAACTGGAGCCGAACCTCTGGGCCGTCAACGTGCGGCCCCAGGAGGCCATGCGCGAATACGGCCTGATGGTCCTGCGCTTCGAGACCCTCTACAAGACGGTCTTCGAGAACCGGCTGGTGCGCCAGTTCCTCCGCTTCATCCCGTCCCTGCAGGAGCTGGTGCTGCTGGGAAAAATCATGTTCCACCTGCAGGAGAAGCTCCCGGACGGGCGCTGGCGCTTCGACACGGTCATCATGGACGCGCCCGCCACGGGCCACGCCATCTCCTTCCTCAGCGTGCCGCAGGTGCTGATTCAGACGGTGCCGCCGGGGCCCATGGCCCGCGAGGCCCAGAAGATGCGCGACCTGCTGGTGGACCCGGCGGTGACGGCCGCGGTGCTGGTGGCGCTGCCCGAGGAGATGCCGGTGAACGAGGCGCTGGAGCTGCACGCGGCGCTGCGGGACAAGGTGAGCCTGCGCACCCACGCGGCGGTGCTCAACCAGTCCTTCCCGGAGCGCTTCACCGAGGCGGACCTGGAGGCCCTGGGGGGCCACCCGGAGCTGTTCGCCGTGGCCCAGGCGCACCACGACCGCGCGGCGCAGGCGGTGCTCGCCGGGACGAAGCTGGAGCGCAACCTCCACGCGCCCGTGTATCCCGTCCCCCGGCTCTTCACGCCCGAGTTCGGGCGCAAGGCGATTGAACAGGTCATGGAGCACCTCGAACCTCTCGTGACGGGGGCGGCGTGA